One segment of Prinia subflava isolate CZ2003 ecotype Zambia chromosome 11, Cam_Psub_1.2, whole genome shotgun sequence DNA contains the following:
- the POLR2D gene encoding DNA-directed RNA polymerase II subunit RPB4 encodes MAAGGSDPRAADVEEDASQLVFPKEFETAETLLNSEVHMLLEHRKQQNESAEDEQELSEVFMKTLNYTARFSRFKNRETIASVRSLLLQKKLHKFELACLANLCPETAEEAKALIPSLEGRFEDEELQQILDDIQTKRSFQY; translated from the exons atggcggcgggcggcagcgACCCGCGGGCGGCAGACGTGGAGGAGGACGCCTCGCAGCTCGTCTTCCCCAAAG AATTTGAAACTGCGGAAACTCTGCTGAACTCTGAGGTGCACATGCTGCTCGAGCATCGCAAGCAGCAGAATGAGAGCGCGGAGGATGAGCAGGAGCTGTCAGAAGTCTTCATGAAGACCTTGAACTACACAGCGCGCTTCAGCCGCTTCAAAAACCGTGAGACCATCGCCAGCGTGCGCAG TTTACTGCTCCAGAAGAAGCTCCATAAGTTTGAATTGGCGTGTTTGGCTAACTTGTGTCCTGAGACAGCTGAGGAAGCAAAAGCTCTGATTCCTAG CCTGGAGGGCCGGTTTGAAGATGAGGAATTACAGCAGATCCTCGATGACATCCAGACGAAACGCAGCTTCCAGTACTAA